A single Carnobacterium inhibens subsp. inhibens DSM 13024 DNA region contains:
- a CDS encoding peptidoglycan-binding protein, producing the protein MNYLIEKQLIPLSQKKLTSQSIIIAHESGNANNTGPLSLENEIAYMTRQAANNGAFTSHWIGGGGRIIQIAQVGKMQYGAGKYANPHAYAQVELARTSNPDCFQKDYQAYIWLLRKLAGEAGIPCRLNTGTDLNAKGIKTHHWVSKNLGGTTHSDPDAYLMHYGVSLDQFSKDLSSSPTKTDIPPLPAHESGLYYTVVKGDSLWSISKKYQTTLTWLKTANRLSSETIKIGQKLIISLDNNKGLMFTQTDRIKAVQHTIGIPQTGLFDTLTKRELIKWIQKTTGSEVDGYWGPKTASKLRTLKINSNGWDVYVVQAFLLGKNFLIVGTPDQSFGPKTVQATKEFQTSSKLLSDGIVGPLTYQKLFN; encoded by the coding sequence ATGAACTATTTGATTGAAAAACAACTCATCCCTCTTTCACAAAAAAAGTTAACCAGCCAAAGTATTATCATTGCTCACGAGTCAGGAAACGCCAACAATACCGGTCCACTTTCTTTAGAAAATGAGATTGCTTATATGACGCGACAAGCGGCTAACAATGGAGCTTTTACGAGTCATTGGATCGGAGGCGGAGGCCGAATCATCCAAATTGCTCAAGTAGGAAAAATGCAATATGGTGCTGGTAAATATGCTAATCCTCATGCTTATGCTCAAGTCGAATTGGCTCGAACGTCAAATCCAGACTGTTTCCAAAAAGATTACCAAGCTTATATCTGGCTTTTGCGAAAGTTAGCTGGTGAAGCGGGAATCCCTTGTAGGTTAAATACGGGCACAGATCTTAATGCGAAAGGCATAAAAACACATCATTGGGTTTCAAAAAATTTAGGCGGCACAACTCACTCTGACCCAGATGCTTACCTAATGCACTATGGTGTCTCTCTAGATCAATTTTCTAAAGACTTATCTTCAAGCCCTACAAAAACGGACATACCTCCCCTTCCTGCTCACGAAAGCGGTCTCTACTATACTGTTGTGAAAGGAGATTCTTTATGGAGTATTTCAAAAAAATACCAGACCACTCTTACGTGGTTAAAAACTGCTAATCGCTTATCCTCTGAGACAATAAAAATTGGCCAAAAACTCATTATTTCATTAGATAATAACAAAGGATTAATGTTCACTCAAACTGATCGAATAAAGGCAGTCCAACACACTATTGGCATTCCACAGACTGGATTATTTGACACTTTAACCAAAAGAGAATTAATTAAGTGGATTCAAAAAACAACGGGTTCTGAAGTAGATGGTTATTGGGGTCCTAAAACGGCTAGTAAACTACGAACACTAAAAATCAATTCGAATGGATGGGATGTTTATGTGGTCCAAGCTTTCTTATTAGGAAAAAATTTCTTGATCGTTGGCACACCCGATCAGTCTTTTGGACCTAAAACGGTACAAGCAACTAAAGAATTTCAAACCAGCTCTAAACTTTTATCTGATGGCATCGTTGGTCCACTAACCTATCAAAAGTTATTTAACTAA
- a CDS encoding deoxynucleoside kinase codes for MKGENKAVIVLAGMIGAGKSTYTKFISEALGSEAFYESVDDNRILEKFYKDPERWAFSLQIYFLNTRFRSIKAAFKHENNVLDRSIYEDALFTRINYEEGNMSDAEMDTYLDLLDNMMEELDNMPKKSPDLLIYLRGSLDTVLNRIEKRGRTFEQIEGNNGLLDYYTHLHSQYDNWFNSYDKSATLVIDINQYDLENLADAEKVMEMITEKLAEVRNEKCVG; via the coding sequence ATGAAAGGGGAAAATAAAGCTGTGATCGTTTTAGCTGGTATGATTGGTGCTGGTAAAAGTACCTACACAAAATTTATTTCAGAAGCATTAGGAAGTGAGGCTTTCTACGAAAGTGTGGATGACAATCGGATTTTGGAAAAATTTTATAAAGATCCAGAACGTTGGGCTTTTTCATTACAAATTTATTTTTTAAATACACGATTCAGAAGTATAAAAGCAGCTTTCAAACATGAGAACAATGTATTGGATCGTTCTATTTATGAAGATGCATTGTTTACTCGCATCAATTATGAAGAAGGAAATATGAGTGATGCTGAGATGGATACTTACTTGGATTTATTAGACAATATGATGGAAGAACTTGACAATATGCCTAAAAAATCTCCAGATCTTTTGATTTACTTACGCGGTTCTTTGGATACTGTATTAAATAGAATTGAAAAACGCGGTCGTACCTTTGAACAAATCGAAGGAAACAATGGGTTACTAGACTATTACACCCATCTTCATAGTCAATATGATAACTGGTTCAATTCTTACGATAAAAGTGCAACTCTAGTTATTGATATTAACCAATATGATTTAGAAAATTTAGCAGATGCTGAAAAAGTCATGGAAATGATTACAGAAAAATTAGCCGAAGTTCGAAATGAAAAATGCGTTGGATAA
- a CDS encoding mannitol-1-phosphate 5-dehydrogenase: MLAIHFGGGNIGRGFIGEVLNKNGFEIAFVDVNKEIIDALNDKHEYTIELAQEGTPQIKVNNVYGINNGTHPEEVVASFEKAELITTAIGPKILPYIAPLIAKGIQKRKAAQSTQPIDVVACENMIGGSTFLKEEVLKHLEKEDMDYVEQYIGFPDAAVDRIVPLQSHEDKLFVSVEGYKEWVIDESKLKNTDLRLKGVHYAPNLEPFIERKLFTVNTGHATTAYVGKFEGYKTIDEALKDDKVKEQVENVLAETGALMVEKWQFNAEDHKAYITKILSRFVNPYISDDITRVARTPIRKLGYDERFIRPIREANERGLETTYLVKTVAKALLYRDSNDEESQQLEKLLQNKSVEEVIREVTQLKDETVIDRIAKEYKQLAQ; the protein is encoded by the coding sequence ATGTTAGCCATTCATTTTGGTGGAGGAAATATTGGTCGAGGATTTATCGGAGAAGTTTTGAATAAAAATGGCTTTGAAATTGCTTTTGTTGATGTAAATAAAGAAATTATCGATGCATTAAATGATAAACACGAATATACGATTGAATTGGCTCAAGAAGGCACACCTCAAATAAAAGTAAACAATGTCTATGGAATCAATAATGGAACTCATCCAGAAGAAGTAGTAGCATCATTTGAAAAGGCTGAACTTATAACAACGGCTATCGGTCCTAAAATTCTACCCTATATTGCACCATTAATCGCTAAAGGAATTCAAAAAAGAAAAGCTGCTCAATCAACTCAGCCGATTGATGTTGTTGCGTGTGAAAATATGATTGGGGGAAGTACATTCCTTAAAGAAGAAGTGTTAAAACATTTAGAAAAAGAAGACATGGACTACGTTGAACAATACATTGGATTTCCTGATGCTGCAGTTGATCGTATCGTTCCTTTACAGTCTCATGAAGATAAGTTATTTGTATCTGTTGAAGGGTACAAAGAGTGGGTCATTGATGAGTCTAAATTGAAAAATACTGATTTGCGTTTAAAAGGCGTCCATTATGCACCTAACTTAGAACCTTTTATTGAAAGAAAATTATTTACCGTAAACACTGGGCACGCAACTACAGCCTATGTAGGGAAATTTGAAGGATACAAAACGATCGATGAAGCTTTAAAAGATGATAAAGTAAAAGAACAAGTTGAAAATGTTTTAGCTGAAACAGGAGCTTTGATGGTCGAAAAATGGCAATTCAATGCTGAAGATCATAAAGCATATATCACTAAAATTCTATCTCGCTTTGTCAATCCTTATATATCAGACGATATAACTCGTGTAGCGAGAACCCCAATACGTAAACTTGGTTATGATGAACGATTCATACGTCCAATCAGAGAAGCAAATGAAAGAGGACTTGAAACAACATATTTAGTCAAAACAGTTGCCAAAGCTCTCTTGTATCGAGATTCGAATGATGAGGAAAGCCAACAATTAGAAAAATTGTTACAAAATAAATCAGTTGAAGAAGTAATTCGTGAAGTAACACAATTAAAAGACGAGACAGTGATTGATAGAATTGCTAAAGAATACAAACAGTTAGCACAATAA
- a CDS encoding PTS sugar transporter subunit IIA has protein sequence MGILEENSIKLNQAFNTKEEAIRAAGQVLVGGQYVEEGYIAEMLKREENVSTYMGNFIAIPHGTENSKDLINQSGISVIQIPGGIDFGTPEEEKLVTVVFGIAGVGDEHLDILSKIAVYCSEVENVVKLADASSEREIKELLEGIE, from the coding sequence ATGGGTATTTTAGAAGAAAACAGCATTAAATTAAATCAAGCATTTAACACAAAAGAAGAGGCAATTCGTGCGGCTGGTCAAGTATTAGTAGGAGGCCAATATGTAGAAGAAGGATATATTGCTGAAATGTTGAAGCGTGAAGAGAATGTATCAACGTATATGGGAAATTTTATTGCTATCCCACATGGTACAGAAAATTCAAAAGATTTAATCAATCAATCAGGCATTTCAGTTATTCAAATTCCTGGAGGGATAGATTTTGGTACTCCTGAAGAAGAAAAATTGGTAACCGTTGTTTTTGGAATTGCAGGGGTAGGCGATGAACATCTTGATATCCTTTCAAAAATAGCAGTTTATTGTTCAGAAGTTGAAAATGTTGTTAAGTTGGCAGATGCTTCATCTGAACGAGAAATCAAAGAATTATTAGAAGGGATTGAATAA
- a CDS encoding BglG family transcription antiterminator — MKELYISKREKEIIEILLEQKNGVTLDYLSDELKVSNRTIYRELSSLESTLAKYQVKLIREADIGYRLVGKPGSFKELQQQLSASPEELTAQQRQSALVIKLLMQEKEVKMESLAMDLQVSVSTIQADLVSIEEVFKAYKIDIERKKAKGIQAIATESSRRLIISGLIHSEINEYDFFQLMESETKSDAKEWETGQNPFLKQLNKEDLYHVYAVVKQFGQHYFEEVTDSQLQRLVILLCVSIMRLREGHQIHSFKASTLLADSDQTKSIETATAIYDFMQKLYGIAITKEEIQFLGLQIQGLNVPLRNEFLSEEYDTDLGYKVRELIRLVSNELDWNFNQDETLFHDLLAHISAAIKRAIAPMPESNNPLLDKILTHYSELSFSVKENLTHVFPTIHFLPNEIVYIVIHFASAYERQPKVQELKALVICSSGVGTAKILESRIRKYIPEITVIEISRISKLHRIDFDEYDLILSTIFLQGFETEYKVVTPLLMDNEIKSIQLYVRQIISEKKKIKEKKEKNILTNQKDESEFKEFYQKMSIANEILENFNVHQTVGTKELKPIISAICKSLEDDILIDSDHIVYKLMDRMELAPIGLPNTNMALFHCIDPTIKQSFFSIYELPKSIEVLGIDRNPIQMQRILMMLGPDPLSENSQEILGSISSAIVESDLTMEIFNSGSKQLLNNYLSSIFLEKLKK, encoded by the coding sequence ATGAAAGAATTGTATATTTCCAAAAGGGAAAAAGAGATTATTGAAATCTTGCTTGAACAAAAAAACGGCGTCACTTTAGATTATTTAAGTGATGAGTTAAAGGTTAGCAATCGGACGATTTACAGAGAACTTTCCAGTCTTGAAAGCACGTTGGCTAAGTATCAAGTCAAATTGATACGAGAAGCAGATATTGGCTACCGTCTTGTCGGAAAGCCGGGTTCATTTAAAGAATTACAGCAGCAATTATCTGCTTCTCCAGAAGAGTTAACGGCTCAACAACGGCAAAGTGCTTTAGTGATCAAGCTATTGATGCAAGAAAAAGAAGTTAAAATGGAATCCCTTGCCATGGACCTTCAAGTCAGTGTTAGTACGATTCAAGCAGATTTAGTTTCTATTGAAGAAGTGTTTAAAGCGTACAAAATTGATATCGAGAGAAAAAAAGCTAAAGGCATACAAGCAATTGCTACTGAAAGCAGCCGTCGCTTGATTATTAGTGGATTGATTCATAGTGAAATCAATGAATATGATTTCTTCCAACTAATGGAAAGCGAAACTAAAAGCGACGCTAAAGAGTGGGAGACTGGTCAAAATCCATTTTTGAAACAATTAAATAAAGAAGATCTATACCATGTATATGCCGTGGTTAAGCAATTCGGCCAGCATTATTTTGAAGAAGTGACAGATAGTCAATTGCAGCGTTTAGTTATTTTGCTATGTGTTTCGATTATGAGATTACGTGAAGGGCATCAAATTCATTCTTTTAAAGCCTCTACTTTGTTAGCGGATAGCGATCAAACGAAAAGTATCGAAACGGCAACCGCTATTTATGATTTTATGCAAAAACTATATGGGATAGCCATAACGAAGGAAGAAATTCAATTTTTAGGACTCCAAATCCAAGGGCTGAATGTCCCGCTGCGTAATGAATTTCTCTCAGAAGAGTATGATACGGACTTAGGCTATAAAGTAAGAGAGTTGATTCGTTTGGTTTCGAATGAATTGGATTGGAATTTCAATCAAGATGAGACTCTTTTTCATGACCTTTTGGCGCATATTTCAGCTGCTATTAAACGAGCAATCGCACCTATGCCCGAAAGTAACAACCCTTTGTTAGATAAAATTCTGACTCATTATAGCGAGTTGAGCTTTTCTGTTAAAGAAAATTTAACACATGTTTTTCCAACGATTCATTTTTTACCGAATGAAATTGTTTATATTGTGATTCATTTCGCTTCAGCATATGAAAGACAACCTAAAGTACAAGAATTAAAAGCTTTGGTTATTTGTTCAAGTGGAGTGGGAACGGCAAAAATATTGGAAAGCCGCATTCGCAAATATATTCCAGAGATAACCGTCATTGAAATTTCTAGAATATCTAAGCTGCATCGGATCGATTTTGATGAATACGATTTGATTTTATCTACGATCTTTTTACAAGGATTTGAAACAGAATACAAAGTTGTGACCCCATTGTTGATGGATAACGAAATCAAGAGTATCCAATTGTACGTTCGTCAAATTATTTCTGAAAAGAAAAAGATAAAAGAGAAAAAAGAAAAGAACATTCTTACAAATCAAAAAGATGAATCAGAATTCAAAGAATTCTATCAAAAAATGTCGATTGCAAATGAGATCTTGGAAAATTTCAATGTGCATCAAACGGTTGGAACAAAGGAATTAAAACCCATTATTTCAGCTATCTGCAAAAGTTTGGAAGACGATATTTTAATAGATAGTGACCATATAGTTTATAAATTGATGGATCGAATGGAATTAGCTCCTATTGGACTTCCTAATACAAATATGGCATTGTTTCATTGTATCGATCCAACTATTAAACAATCGTTTTTTTCAATTTATGAATTGCCAAAATCTATTGAAGTACTTGGGATCGATCGGAATCCAATACAGATGCAGCGGATTTTAATGATGTTGGGTCCAGATCCATTAAGCGAGAACTCGCAAGAAATTTTAGGTTCGATCAGTTCAGCGATTGTTGAAAGTGATTTGACAATGGAAATCTTTAATTCAGGTTCGAAGCAATTGTTAAACAATTATTTAAGCAGCATCTTTTTAGAAAAATTAAAAAAATAA
- a CDS encoding PTS mannitol transporter subunit IICB, whose protein sequence is MEQTEKKGAKATVQRIGSYLSGMVMPNIGAFIAWGIITALFIEKGWFPNADLATMVDPMLKYLLPTLIGYTGGSMVYGQRGAVVGAIATMGVIVGSSVPMFIGAMALGPLGGYLVKKFDDIFRDKIRAGFEMLVNNFSSGIIGFILAIFAFYAVGPFVTTLTDALASGVDWVVNAGLLPLANIFIEPAKILFLNNAINHGILTPLGIEQAAETGKSILFLLEANPGPGLGLLLAYSFFGKGAAKSSAPGAVLIHLIGGIHEIYFPYVLMKPMLFLSVIAGGIAGTFTNTILNSGLVAAASPGSILAILAMTPRGSYISVILGVIVAAAVSFLVAMVILKSDKSEVAIEEDNFSAKVQETQSLKAESKGANKGTTAPTTQAVVTDDTAVVGQKDVKKIIFACDAGMGSSAMGASIMRKKVKDAGLDISVTNSAINNLTDEDGLLVITQKELTPRAKQKTPNATQVSVDNFLNSPKYEEIVETLRNQS, encoded by the coding sequence GTGGAACAAACAGAAAAAAAGGGAGCGAAAGCTACCGTTCAACGCATAGGAAGTTATCTTAGTGGTATGGTTATGCCAAATATTGGTGCTTTTATTGCTTGGGGAATTATTACAGCATTGTTCATTGAGAAAGGCTGGTTTCCAAATGCAGATTTAGCTACAATGGTCGATCCCATGCTTAAATATTTATTGCCAACCTTGATTGGATATACAGGCGGAAGCATGGTATATGGGCAACGTGGAGCCGTTGTTGGGGCAATTGCAACGATGGGAGTTATCGTAGGATCAAGTGTTCCAATGTTTATTGGAGCTATGGCTTTAGGGCCTTTAGGCGGATACTTAGTGAAGAAATTTGATGATATCTTTAGAGATAAAATCAGAGCTGGATTTGAAATGTTAGTTAACAACTTTTCAAGTGGAATTATTGGATTTATTTTAGCTATTTTTGCATTTTATGCGGTAGGACCTTTTGTAACAACTTTAACAGACGCACTTGCAAGTGGAGTTGACTGGGTCGTTAATGCCGGACTATTACCTCTAGCAAATATTTTCATCGAACCTGCAAAAATCTTATTTTTGAATAACGCTATCAACCATGGTATATTGACACCATTAGGGATTGAACAGGCTGCCGAAACTGGGAAATCAATTCTTTTCTTACTTGAAGCTAATCCAGGACCTGGTTTAGGTTTATTGCTAGCTTACTCATTCTTTGGAAAAGGGGCTGCTAAATCATCTGCTCCAGGTGCAGTTCTGATTCATTTGATTGGTGGGATTCATGAAATTTACTTCCCATACGTATTAATGAAACCTATGTTATTTCTTTCTGTAATAGCAGGTGGGATTGCTGGTACTTTTACTAATACGATTTTAAATTCAGGTTTAGTAGCAGCAGCTTCTCCAGGATCTATTCTTGCTATCTTAGCAATGACACCAAGAGGAAGTTATATCAGTGTTATCTTAGGGGTTATCGTTGCAGCAGCAGTTTCCTTCTTAGTTGCTATGGTGATTCTTAAATCAGATAAATCAGAAGTTGCAATTGAAGAGGACAACTTCTCAGCAAAAGTTCAAGAAACACAATCACTAAAAGCTGAATCAAAAGGAGCAAACAAAGGAACAACAGCTCCAACAACTCAAGCAGTTGTAACAGATGATACTGCAGTTGTAGGTCAAAAAGACGTTAAAAAAATTATCTTTGCTTGTGATGCAGGTATGGGATCTAGTGCAATGGGAGCTTCCATTATGCGTAAAAAAGTAAAAGATGCAGGATTGGATATTTCAGTAACCAACTCAGCTATCAATAATTTAACGGATGAAGACGGCTTATTAGTGATTACGCAAAAAGAATTAACACCTCGTGCAAAACAAAAAACACCAAATGCAACACAAGTTTCAGTTGATAATTTCTTGAATAGTCCTAAATATGAAGAAATTGTTGAAACATTAAGAAACCAATCATAA